In one window of Qipengyuania profundimaris DNA:
- a CDS encoding UDP-N-acetylmuramoyl-tripeptide--D-alanyl-D-alanine ligase: MSAAILRHPAYVEWPADPRDRLPLTLWDAKSIAEAVGGTASHDFQVAGVEMDSRDVVNGDLFVALKGEAMDGHRFLEKAFANGAAGAIVDRPVDWPHILVEDTTEALKALARAARARTEARIIGVTGSVGKTGVKEAIFAALERASRGAAHRSIRSYNNHVGVPLSLARMPARSRFGIFEMGMNNAREIEGLTTQVRPHVAVITTIAPAHIENLGSMEAIAAAKAEIFAGLEPGGTAVIPTDTPYYEQLKSAAEKVGARVMSFGTARHADMRLLDAIPSANGGSLVTCEFPEGRLCYTVAEPGEHWVANSLAVMAAVRAAGGDLAAAGLALAEMGGLKGRGARHGIPAPGGKALLIDESYNANPASMRATLAQLGQTPSGRRIAVLGSMKELGDFGPKFHAGLAEPLLAADIDYAVLVGDEMGALARELGKPQSDVLGKPITWAHCRTAEEAIELLENFGVVAGDAVLVKGSNSVGLGRLVDHFTRAG; the protein is encoded by the coding sequence ATGAGCGCCGCCATCCTGCGCCATCCGGCCTATGTCGAATGGCCTGCCGATCCGCGCGATCGCCTGCCGCTGACGCTGTGGGACGCAAAGAGCATTGCCGAAGCGGTTGGCGGTACGGCGAGCCATGATTTCCAGGTCGCAGGCGTCGAGATGGACAGCCGCGATGTGGTGAACGGCGATCTCTTCGTTGCGCTCAAGGGCGAAGCGATGGACGGGCATCGCTTCCTCGAGAAAGCCTTCGCCAATGGCGCTGCCGGGGCCATCGTCGACCGCCCGGTCGACTGGCCGCACATCCTCGTCGAAGACACGACCGAAGCGCTGAAGGCGCTCGCCCGCGCAGCGCGCGCCCGCACCGAAGCCAGGATCATCGGCGTCACCGGTTCGGTCGGCAAGACCGGCGTCAAAGAAGCGATTTTCGCCGCGCTCGAGCGCGCCAGCCGCGGCGCGGCACATCGTTCCATCCGCAGCTACAACAACCATGTCGGCGTGCCGCTCAGCCTCGCCCGCATGCCCGCGCGCAGCCGCTTCGGCATCTTCGAAATGGGCATGAACAACGCCCGTGAGATCGAGGGGCTGACGACGCAGGTCCGCCCGCATGTCGCAGTCATCACCACCATCGCACCGGCGCATATCGAGAATCTCGGTTCGATGGAGGCCATTGCCGCCGCGAAGGCGGAGATCTTCGCGGGGCTGGAGCCCGGCGGCACTGCCGTCATCCCGACCGACACGCCCTATTACGAACAGCTGAAGTCCGCTGCCGAGAAAGTCGGCGCCAGGGTGATGAGCTTCGGCACGGCGCGCCATGCCGACATGCGGCTGCTCGACGCGATCCCCAGCGCCAATGGCGGCAGCCTGGTGACTTGCGAATTTCCCGAAGGCCGACTGTGCTACACGGTGGCCGAGCCGGGCGAACACTGGGTCGCCAATTCGCTCGCTGTCATGGCGGCGGTGCGCGCGGCAGGCGGCGATCTTGCCGCGGCGGGCCTCGCGCTGGCCGAGATGGGCGGGCTGAAGGGCCGCGGTGCGCGCCACGGCATTCCCGCGCCGGGCGGCAAGGCGCTGCTGATCGACGAAAGCTATAACGCCAATCCCGCCAGCATGCGTGCCACGTTGGCGCAGCTCGGCCAGACGCCCTCGGGTCGCCGCATCGCCGTGCTCGGCTCGATGAAGGAGCTGGGCGATTTCGGCCCGAAGTTCCACGCCGGCCTCGCCGAGCCGCTGCTCGCTGCCGACATCGACTATGCGGTGCTGGTCGGCGACGAGATGGGCGCGCTTGCGCGCGAACTGGGGAAACCGCAGAGCGACGTGCTTGGCAAGCCCATTACGTGGGCGCATTGCCGAACTGCCGAAGAGGCCATCGAACTGCTCGAGAATTTCGGCGTCGTCGCTGGCGATGCCGTGCTGGTCAAAGGCTCCAATTCGGTCGGCCTCGGTCGGCTCGTGGATCACTTCACCCGCGCCGGATAG
- a CDS encoding peptidoglycan D,D-transpeptidase FtsI family protein, whose product MAVASGRVQLVTLRQRSLTVARWRVLWIALGFAFIALMALLRLGYLGMSDSASRATSLEEALLPPRGEIVDRNGIPMARAFPAYALWFNPKALGEDGDPLVRDPAEVAAKLKAIFPDMDESRVARQLASGQQGYLRRRVLPEDANRVQEIGELALEMPMENDRHYPQGSMAAHVLGYVAADGKGRVGMEQVLDKQLNDPVTRGTPAALSIDVRVQGALEDELRRGMKLVDAQGGAGIVLDVDTGEVLALASLPEFDPNKIDERGQSLMFNRVTNQVYELGSTFKPLSVAAAIDAGVVRDFSRRYDATPVKVGRFAIKDLHSKGNTLNVVETLVYSSNTVTARIADDLGPERMRRYMIDMGLNERPYIELPAKGFPIWPGDNWPRLRNMTVSYGHGIAVTPLHLASAYAAMVNGGIWRPATLHKVEPGAAPKGRRVFKASTSSRMRQLLRAITVFGTGKNADAHGYRVGGKTGSAEKPGGSAGYRRTALVSTFAAAFPMDRPRYVVIAMLDEPRGTVASSYQRTAGWTAAPIVGRLVPRIGPLIGVRPDETRDVDISDIRPLIPGKTS is encoded by the coding sequence ATGGCCGTCGCTTCCGGCCGCGTGCAACTCGTTACGCTGCGCCAGCGATCGTTGACGGTCGCCCGCTGGCGGGTCCTGTGGATCGCGCTCGGCTTCGCCTTCATTGCGCTGATGGCGCTGCTGCGGCTCGGCTATCTCGGCATGTCCGACAGCGCTTCGCGCGCGACCTCGCTGGAGGAGGCGCTGCTGCCCCCGCGCGGCGAGATAGTCGATCGCAACGGCATTCCGATGGCGCGTGCTTTCCCGGCCTATGCGCTGTGGTTCAATCCCAAGGCATTGGGCGAGGATGGCGACCCGCTGGTTCGCGATCCGGCAGAGGTCGCTGCCAAACTCAAAGCGATCTTTCCCGATATGGACGAGAGCCGTGTCGCCAGGCAGCTAGCCAGCGGCCAGCAGGGCTACCTGCGCCGCCGCGTGCTGCCGGAAGACGCCAACCGCGTGCAGGAGATCGGCGAGCTCGCGCTCGAAATGCCGATGGAGAACGACCGCCACTATCCGCAAGGGTCGATGGCGGCGCATGTGCTGGGTTACGTCGCTGCCGACGGCAAGGGCCGCGTCGGCATGGAACAGGTGCTCGACAAGCAGCTGAACGATCCGGTGACCCGCGGGACGCCTGCCGCCCTGTCGATCGATGTGCGGGTGCAGGGCGCGCTGGAAGACGAATTGCGGCGCGGCATGAAGCTGGTCGATGCGCAGGGCGGTGCGGGGATCGTGCTGGATGTCGACACCGGCGAAGTGCTGGCGCTCGCCTCTCTTCCGGAGTTCGATCCGAACAAGATCGACGAGCGCGGGCAAAGCCTGATGTTCAACCGCGTGACCAACCAGGTCTACGAACTCGGCTCGACCTTCAAGCCGCTCTCGGTCGCCGCCGCCATCGATGCCGGCGTGGTGCGGGACTTTTCCCGGCGCTACGACGCGACGCCGGTCAAGGTCGGCCGTTTCGCGATCAAGGACCTGCATTCGAAGGGCAACACGCTCAACGTGGTCGAGACGCTGGTCTATTCGTCGAACACCGTCACCGCGCGGATCGCCGACGATCTCGGCCCCGAACGGATGCGCCGCTACATGATCGACATGGGGCTGAACGAGCGACCCTATATCGAACTTCCGGCCAAGGGCTTCCCGATCTGGCCGGGCGACAACTGGCCGCGCCTGCGGAACATGACCGTGAGTTACGGCCACGGTATCGCGGTGACACCGCTGCATCTCGCCAGCGCTTATGCGGCGATGGTCAACGGCGGCATCTGGCGCCCTGCGACTCTTCACAAGGTCGAACCGGGGGCAGCGCCGAAGGGGCGCCGGGTATTCAAGGCTTCTACCTCCAGCCGCATGCGTCAGCTGCTGCGTGCAATCACAGTGTTCGGAACGGGCAAGAACGCCGATGCTCATGGCTATCGCGTGGGTGGCAAGACCGGTTCGGCGGAAAAGCCGGGCGGCAGCGCAGGCTATCGCCGTACGGCGCTGGTCTCCACCTTCGCAGCCGCCTTCCCGATGGATCGCCCGCGTTACGTCGTCATCGCCATGCTCGACGAGCCGCGCGGCACTGTGGCTTCGAGCTATCAGCGCACGGCCGGCTGGACCGCCGCGCCGATCGTCGGCCGTCTGGTGCCGCGCATCGGCCCGCTGATCGGCGTGCGGCCCGACGAGACCCGCGATGTCGACATTTCCGATATTCGCCCTCTCATTCCGGGGAAGACGTCATGA
- the rsmH gene encoding 16S rRNA (cytosine(1402)-N(4))-methyltransferase RsmH, whose translation MTRAPHIPVLLDEVIDALDPQPGDVVIDATFGAGGYTRALLERGATVHAFDRDPDAIASGRNWRETGENPPRLILHPHRFSEMLDVMTSAGVARVDGIVMDIGVSSMQLDQAERGFAFSADGPLDMRMSQEGESAADFLNSADESAIADVIYQYGEERQSRRVARAIVAARPLETTGDLARVVRKALGHKPHDKKDPATRTFQAIRIHVNGELDELSQGLSAAEHLLREGGRLAVVSFHSLEDRIVKRFLREASSTPSASRHVPLAALGDPVFSPVSKAIKPGAAEIERNPRARSSVLRHAVRTATPAREAV comes from the coding sequence ATGACCCGCGCCCCGCACATTCCCGTCCTCCTCGACGAGGTGATCGACGCGCTCGACCCGCAGCCGGGCGATGTCGTGATCGATGCGACCTTCGGCGCTGGCGGCTATACGCGTGCGCTGCTGGAGCGCGGCGCGACGGTACATGCTTTCGACCGGGATCCCGATGCAATCGCTTCGGGTCGCAACTGGCGCGAGACGGGGGAAAACCCGCCGCGCCTTATTCTCCACCCGCACCGTTTCTCCGAAATGCTCGACGTCATGACATCGGCCGGTGTGGCGCGAGTCGACGGGATCGTGATGGATATCGGCGTGTCGTCCATGCAGCTTGACCAGGCCGAACGCGGCTTTGCCTTTTCGGCCGACGGTCCGCTCGACATGCGGATGAGCCAGGAAGGCGAAAGCGCCGCCGATTTCCTCAACAGCGCCGACGAGAGCGCGATTGCCGATGTCATCTACCAGTATGGCGAGGAGCGCCAGTCGCGGCGTGTCGCGCGTGCGATCGTGGCGGCCCGCCCGCTGGAGACGACCGGCGATCTCGCCCGCGTCGTGCGCAAGGCGCTTGGCCACAAGCCCCACGACAAGAAGGACCCGGCCACCCGCACTTTCCAGGCCATCAGAATTCACGTGAACGGCGAGCTCGACGAACTGTCCCAAGGCCTGTCGGCTGCCGAACACCTGCTGCGCGAAGGGGGCCGCCTTGCGGTGGTCAGCTTCCACAGCCTCGAAGACCGGATCGTCAAGCGCTTCCTGCGCGAGGCATCCTCGACCCCGAGCGCCTCGCGTCACGTCCCACTGGCGGCGCTTGGCGATCCGGTCTTCTCTCCCGTCAGCAAGGCGATCAAGCCGGGCGCGGCGGAAATCGAGCGCAATCCGCGTGCGCGCTCGTCCGTCCTGCGCCATGCGGTGCGCACCGCCACACCGGCGAGGGAAGCGGTATGA
- a CDS encoding UDP-N-acetylmuramoyl-L-alanyl-D-glutamate--2,6-diaminopimelate ligase produces the protein MKLARLCAAAGLDCGGSDAEVTGFAIDNRKVAPGTVFGAFQGTQVNGEDFIPAAIEAGAIAVVARPEATVEGAVHIAEPEPRRAFARLASRYFTPVPEHIVAVTGTNGKTSTVEMTRQIWRMTGERAASIGTLGVTTPDESVSTGLTTPDIVTFLSNLSGLAREGVTHVAYEASSHGLSQFRNEGIPVEAAAFTNFSRDHLDYHADMEDYFAAKMRLFDEVVSDGATAVVWMGSGESGWNARVVDHAGKRGLTVMTVGEQGSDIRLTSRAPTQLGQVLTVEHDGQERKITLPLIGAYQVSNALCAAGLALATGTSASGVWDAVSRLQPVRGRLERAVISPSGAPVYIDYAHTPDALEAAIAALRPHVTGRLITVFGAGGDRDHGKRAPMGEAAAKASDVVIVTDDNPRGETAADIRAAVLEGAPRAREIGGRREAIKAAIAEAGAEDIVLVAGKGHETGQIIGSGENMRVLPFDDVEVARECAAEIAGERA, from the coding sequence ATGAAGCTGGCGAGACTCTGTGCGGCGGCGGGCCTCGATTGCGGCGGCAGCGATGCCGAAGTCACCGGCTTCGCGATCGACAATCGCAAGGTAGCGCCCGGCACGGTGTTCGGTGCGTTCCAGGGCACGCAGGTCAATGGCGAGGACTTCATTCCCGCCGCCATCGAGGCCGGTGCCATCGCCGTGGTCGCGCGGCCCGAGGCCACAGTCGAGGGCGCGGTACACATCGCCGAGCCCGAACCGCGCCGCGCCTTTGCCCGCCTCGCCTCGCGCTATTTCACGCCGGTGCCGGAGCACATCGTCGCGGTGACCGGCACCAACGGCAAGACCTCGACCGTCGAGATGACGCGCCAGATCTGGCGCATGACCGGCGAACGGGCGGCCAGCATCGGTACGCTAGGTGTCACCACGCCGGACGAGAGCGTCTCCACCGGGCTGACGACACCCGATATCGTGACCTTCCTCTCCAACCTCAGCGGCCTGGCGCGCGAAGGCGTGACGCATGTCGCCTACGAAGCGTCCAGCCACGGTCTCTCGCAATTCCGCAACGAAGGCATCCCGGTCGAAGCCGCCGCCTTCACCAATTTCAGCCGCGACCACCTCGATTACCACGCCGACATGGAAGACTATTTCGCCGCCAAGATGCGGCTGTTCGACGAGGTCGTTTCCGACGGTGCGACTGCGGTCGTCTGGATGGGGTCCGGCGAAAGCGGCTGGAACGCGCGGGTCGTCGACCACGCCGGGAAGCGCGGCCTGACCGTCATGACCGTCGGCGAGCAGGGAAGCGACATCCGCCTGACCTCGCGCGCGCCGACCCAGCTCGGCCAAGTACTGACGGTCGAACATGACGGGCAGGAGCGTAAGATCACACTGCCGCTGATCGGTGCCTACCAGGTCTCCAACGCACTGTGCGCTGCGGGCCTTGCTCTTGCTACGGGCACGAGTGCCTCGGGCGTCTGGGATGCGGTATCGCGCCTGCAGCCGGTGCGCGGGCGGCTCGAACGCGCCGTGATCTCGCCGAGCGGCGCGCCGGTCTATATCGATTATGCCCATACGCCCGACGCGCTCGAAGCCGCCATCGCGGCGCTGCGGCCGCACGTCACGGGCAGGCTGATCACCGTGTTCGGCGCGGGCGGAGACCGCGACCACGGCAAGCGCGCGCCGATGGGCGAGGCCGCGGCCAAGGCCAGCGATGTCGTGATCGTAACGGATGACAACCCCCGCGGTGAAACTGCTGCGGATATCCGTGCGGCGGTGCTTGAGGGAGCGCCGCGAGCACGCGAAATAGGTGGTCGTCGCGAAGCCATCAAAGCAGCCATCGCCGAAGCGGGCGCCGAGGATATCGTCCTCGTCGCCGGCAAGGGACATGAAACGGGTCAGATTATCGGGTCGGGAGAAAACATGCGGGTGCTGCCCTTCGACGACGTGGAAGTCGCGCGCGAATGCGCTGCCGAAATCGCGGGAGAGCGCGCATGA
- a CDS encoding division/cell wall cluster transcriptional repressor MraZ: MTFGGYSGQAYSPAGDKGRFVLPPLFRKAVKESSDGRVLCLMKHPTWNCLVGFGLSRKEELDAQLDREEEIAVRVGKDFDRDTRASQLFGFLEMPFDDSGRFVMPDHLRSLAGIEEGLYFQGGGRFFTLWNPDELAKMGDDWASAKAACDSLLADAKAKGK; encoded by the coding sequence GTGACTTTCGGAGGGTACAGCGGACAAGCCTATTCGCCTGCGGGCGATAAGGGCCGCTTTGTGCTTCCGCCGCTGTTCCGCAAAGCCGTCAAGGAAAGCAGCGACGGCCGCGTTCTCTGCCTCATGAAACACCCCACGTGGAATTGCCTCGTCGGTTTCGGCCTCAGCCGCAAGGAAGAGCTCGACGCCCAGCTCGACCGCGAGGAAGAAATCGCCGTTCGTGTCGGCAAGGATTTCGATCGCGACACTCGGGCCAGCCAGCTGTTCGGCTTCCTCGAAATGCCCTTCGACGACAGTGGCCGTTTCGTCATGCCGGATCACCTGCGCAGCCTCGCCGGGATCGAGGAAGGTCTCTATTTCCAGGGTGGCGGACGCTTCTTCACGCTGTGGAACCCGGACGAGCTCGCCAAGATGGGCGACGACTGGGCCAGCGCCAAGGCAGCCTGTGACAGCCTGCTCGCCGATGCGAAGGCGAAAGGCAAATGA
- the mraY gene encoding phospho-N-acetylmuramoyl-pentapeptide-transferase: MLYLLAEWLNFEGVANLVRYQTFRAGATLMTALVIGLLIGPRFIAMLRVRQGKGQPIRTDGPQTHLAKVGTPTMGGLMILISLSLAVLIWMDLKNPFIWACLAVTLGFGLIGFLDDYDKVSKSSHKGVSARTRLLAEFLVAGAASYIVVSQINTFVYVPFVNDFGVELGPFYYLFAAVVIVGAGNAVNLTDGLDGLATMPVIIAAGTFALIAYLVGRVDYSEYLGIPHVEGAGELAIFCAAIMGAGLAFLWFNAPPAAVFMGDTGSLALGGALGAIAVATHHEVVLAIVGGLFVFEALSVIIQVFWFKRTGKRVFRMAPIHHHFEQLGWSESKVVIRFWIVSIILALMGLATLKLR, from the coding sequence TTGCTTTACCTTCTTGCCGAATGGCTGAACTTCGAAGGCGTCGCCAACCTCGTGCGCTATCAGACGTTCCGCGCCGGGGCGACGCTGATGACGGCGCTGGTGATCGGCCTGCTGATCGGCCCGCGCTTCATCGCCATGCTGCGCGTGCGCCAGGGCAAGGGCCAGCCGATCCGCACCGACGGTCCGCAGACCCACCTCGCCAAGGTCGGCACCCCGACCATGGGCGGTCTGATGATCCTGATCAGCCTGTCGCTGGCAGTGCTGATCTGGATGGACCTCAAGAATCCGTTCATCTGGGCCTGCCTCGCCGTGACGCTGGGCTTCGGCCTGATCGGCTTCCTCGACGATTACGACAAGGTTTCGAAATCGAGCCATAAGGGCGTCTCCGCCCGAACGCGCCTGCTGGCGGAATTTCTCGTCGCAGGCGCGGCGAGCTACATCGTCGTCAGCCAGATCAACACTTTCGTCTACGTCCCCTTCGTGAACGATTTCGGGGTCGAGCTGGGGCCGTTCTATTACCTGTTTGCTGCCGTTGTGATCGTGGGCGCGGGCAACGCCGTGAACCTGACCGACGGGCTGGACGGGCTTGCGACCATGCCCGTCATCATCGCGGCGGGCACCTTCGCGCTGATCGCCTATCTCGTCGGGCGCGTGGACTATTCCGAATATCTCGGCATCCCGCATGTCGAAGGCGCGGGCGAACTGGCTATCTTCTGCGCAGCGATCATGGGGGCGGGGCTCGCCTTCCTGTGGTTCAACGCGCCGCCGGCTGCGGTGTTCATGGGCGATACCGGGTCGCTGGCGCTGGGCGGCGCGCTCGGCGCGATAGCCGTGGCAACGCATCACGAGGTCGTGCTGGCGATCGTCGGCGGACTGTTCGTGTTCGAGGCGCTTTCGGTCATCATCCAGGTCTTCTGGTTCAAGCGGACCGGCAAGCGCGTGTTCCGCATGGCGCCCATCCACCACCATTTCGAACAGCTCGGCTGGTCGGAAAGCAAGGTGGTGATCCGCTTCTGGATCGTCTCGATCATCCTCGCGCTGATGGGCCTGGCGACGCTGAAGCTGCGATGA
- a CDS encoding Gldg family protein produces the protein MRRSRNSLKAALFGLGLALAACGQSVAPSDSAADKEQLGLFSTLPIYWGSGGDVATLLDTAQEKDWVRESLERRFELAPLDALEPENLANVDRLLLAQPRPLAPSENVALDDWLRGGGRLLIFADPLLTRHSEFSIGDRRRSQDVVLISPILKRWGLELQFDETQPVGERWTDAYDGEFPVNLPGKFVQVDASAPSQCTVSDGGLLAQCEVGEGRVTLLADAAILDWEGEGDLPSRRRAALDNLVAAALDF, from the coding sequence GTGCGCCGCAGCCGCAACAGCCTTAAGGCTGCGCTTTTCGGTTTGGGGCTGGCACTTGCCGCCTGCGGCCAGAGCGTTGCGCCGTCGGATAGCGCCGCCGACAAAGAGCAACTTGGCCTGTTCTCCACGCTGCCCATCTATTGGGGAAGCGGCGGGGATGTGGCCACGCTCCTCGATACCGCCCAGGAAAAGGACTGGGTTCGCGAGTCGCTGGAGCGCAGGTTCGAACTCGCACCGCTCGACGCGCTGGAGCCCGAAAACCTCGCGAATGTCGATCGCTTGCTGCTGGCGCAGCCACGGCCTCTTGCTCCATCGGAAAACGTCGCGCTCGACGATTGGCTGCGCGGTGGTGGACGCCTGCTCATTTTCGCGGACCCGCTGCTAACGCGGCATAGCGAGTTTTCCATCGGCGACCGCAGACGGTCGCAGGACGTCGTGCTGATTTCGCCGATCCTGAAGCGGTGGGGGCTGGAACTGCAATTCGACGAGACGCAGCCTGTCGGTGAACGCTGGACCGATGCCTATGACGGGGAGTTTCCGGTGAATCTCCCCGGCAAGTTCGTACAGGTCGATGCGAGCGCGCCGTCGCAATGCACTGTGTCGGACGGCGGCCTGCTCGCCCAGTGCGAGGTCGGCGAAGGCCGCGTGACGCTGCTGGCCGATGCCGCCATCCTCGATTGGGAAGGTGAGGGCGATCTGCCCTCGCGGCGCAGGGCGGCGCTGGACAACCTGGTGGCGGCTGCACTCGACTTCTGA
- a CDS encoding FtsW/RodA/SpoVE family cell cycle protein: MSTTMQPYVPGKRQPAHMPKGRLSRWSELKIWWREIDRVLLFLILLLMSFGTIAVAAASPATANRLSTSSETLDPLYFFYRHIAWQVVGLGTMLGVSMLTRDNARRLGIVLAATMLFFLFLTPLIGVEINGARRWIRIGMQFQPSEFLKPGFAIAMAWIFAWRLRDPNLPVLGIATGTLGLIAALMMAQPDFGGTILFAGVWFVMVVLSGVDAKRIGFVIGGGIAGITAAYFLYDNARHRIDSFLGGGTAYDQVDLASRTLLAGGWTGAGYGLGIRKMSLPEAHTDYIFSVIGEEFGLLACAVIVILYLAIVGRVLMRLVDEEDLFALLAGAGLVSLLGGQAFINMLVNLQLFPSKGMTLPLVSYGGSSTIAIGIGVGLLLAVTRRNPFLKSRTKGLGEWMGIGQADAMNSPSARPVREIQP; this comes from the coding sequence ATGAGCACCACCATGCAGCCCTATGTCCCCGGCAAGCGCCAGCCTGCGCATATGCCCAAGGGGCGTCTCTCGCGCTGGTCGGAGCTGAAGATCTGGTGGCGCGAGATCGACCGCGTGCTGCTGTTCCTGATCCTGCTGCTGATGAGCTTCGGCACCATCGCCGTCGCCGCCGCCAGCCCGGCCACCGCCAATCGCCTGTCGACCAGCAGCGAGACGCTCGACCCGCTGTATTTCTTCTACCGCCATATCGCCTGGCAGGTGGTCGGCCTCGGTACGATGCTCGGCGTGTCGATGCTGACCCGCGACAATGCGCGGCGGCTCGGCATCGTCCTTGCGGCGACGATGCTGTTCTTCCTCTTCCTCACCCCGCTGATCGGCGTCGAGATCAATGGCGCAAGGCGCTGGATCAGGATCGGCATGCAGTTCCAGCCGTCCGAATTCCTGAAACCCGGCTTCGCCATCGCCATGGCATGGATCTTCGCCTGGCGCCTGCGCGACCCGAACCTGCCCGTCCTCGGCATCGCGACCGGAACCCTAGGCCTGATCGCTGCGCTGATGATGGCGCAGCCCGACTTCGGCGGCACCATCCTGTTTGCCGGCGTGTGGTTCGTGATGGTCGTGCTGTCCGGTGTGGACGCCAAGCGTATCGGTTTCGTCATCGGCGGCGGGATCGCCGGCATCACCGCAGCCTATTTCCTCTATGACAACGCCCGCCACCGCATCGACAGCTTCCTCGGCGGCGGCACGGCCTACGACCAGGTGGACCTCGCCAGCCGCACGCTGCTGGCAGGCGGCTGGACCGGTGCGGGCTACGGCCTCGGCATTCGCAAGATGAGCCTGCCCGAAGCGCATACCGACTATATCTTCAGCGTGATCGGTGAGGAGTTCGGCCTGCTCGCCTGCGCGGTCATCGTGATCCTCTACCTCGCCATCGTCGGCCGCGTGCTGATGCGGCTGGTTGACGAAGAGGATCTTTTCGCGCTGCTGGCCGGGGCGGGCCTGGTCTCGCTGCTCGGCGGGCAGGCATTCATCAACATGCTGGTGAACCTCCAGCTGTTCCCGTCCAAGGGCATGACCCTGCCGCTGGTGAGTTACGGCGGCTCCTCGACCATCGCCATCGGTATCGGCGTGGGGCTGTTGCTGGCAGTGACCCGGCGAAATCCCTTCCTGAAAAGCCGGACCAAGGGGCTTGGCGAGTGGATGGGAATAGGGCAGGCGGACGCGATGAATTCCCCTTCCGCTCGCCCCGTGCGCGAGATCCAGCCATGA
- the murD gene encoding UDP-N-acetylmuramoyl-L-alanine--D-glutamate ligase, producing MITSTAWKDKRYAVLGLARSGRATVEALLASGAEVMAWDRSEEARSEFEGRVELADPVEADLTGFAGVVVSPGVPLNTHQIKPHADSFGVLVIGDIELFAQARAELPPHKVVGITGTNGKSTTTALVHHILKEAGVPTTMGGNIGLPILEQEPLPEGGVYVLELSSYQIDLTYSLDCDVAVLLNVTPDHLDRYDGDFGKYAASKARLFSMQSPHRIAVVDYRAEADEDVLEDAEDPLIQFIDDVEVGDQETWLVLRGPHNRQNASAAKAVCEDLGLSSDQVLQGLRTYPGLPHRMERVAEISGVAYVNDSKGTNTAASAPALAAFDNIHWILGGLAKEPGLGECEAELAHVKAAYTIGQAGPDFATLLEGRVPVTPCETLDHAVTRAASRAVSGDTVLLSPACASFDQYRDFEARGDHFRELVEALK from the coding sequence ATGATCACGTCGACCGCCTGGAAGGACAAACGCTACGCGGTGCTCGGCCTCGCGCGGTCCGGCCGGGCGACGGTCGAGGCGCTGCTGGCGAGCGGCGCGGAGGTCATGGCGTGGGACAGAAGCGAGGAAGCGCGCAGCGAGTTCGAGGGCCGCGTCGAACTGGCCGATCCGGTCGAGGCGGATCTGACTGGCTTCGCAGGCGTGGTCGTCAGCCCCGGCGTTCCGCTCAACACCCACCAGATCAAGCCGCATGCCGACAGCTTCGGCGTGCTGGTGATCGGCGATATCGAACTCTTCGCGCAGGCGAGGGCGGAACTGCCGCCGCACAAGGTCGTCGGCATCACCGGCACCAATGGCAAATCGACGACCACCGCGCTGGTCCACCACATCCTGAAAGAGGCTGGCGTGCCGACCACCATGGGCGGCAATATCGGCCTGCCGATCCTCGAACAGGAGCCTTTGCCGGAGGGCGGGGTCTATGTGCTGGAGCTGTCGAGCTACCAGATCGACCTGACCTATTCGCTCGACTGCGATGTGGCGGTGCTGCTGAATGTGACGCCGGATCATCTGGATCGGTATGATGGGGATTTCGGGAAGTATGCGGCGAGCAAGGCGCGGCTTTTTTCGATGCAGTCTCCTCATCGGATCGCTGTCGTCGATTATCGCGCTGAGGCAGACGAGGACGTGCTCGAAGACGCCGAGGACCCACTCATCCAGTTCATCGATGACGTCGAAGTGGGCGACCAAGAAACGTGGCTTGTGCTGCGAGGACCACACAACCGCCAAAACGCATCTGCGGCGAAGGCAGTTTGTGAGGACCTCGGCTTGTCGAGCGATCAGGTCCTTCAAGGCCTCCGCACCTACCCCGGCCTCCCGCACCGCATGGAGCGGGTCGCCGAAATCTCCGGCGTTGCCTACGTCAACGACAGCAAGGGCACCAACACCGCCGCCTCGGCACCTGCGTTGGCTGCCTTCGACAACATCCACTGGATCCTCGGCGGGCTCGCCAAGGAGCCGGGACTGGGCGAATGCGAGGCCGAACTGGCCCATGTGAAAGCCGCCTATACGATCGGTCAGGCCGGACCGGACTTCGCGACGCTGCTCGAAGGCCGCGTGCCGGTCACGCCGTGCGAAACGCTCGATCACGCCGTGACTCGCGCCGCAAGTCGCGCCGTCAGCGGCGACACCGTCCTCCTCTCTCCCGCATGCGCCAGTTTCGACCAGTATCGCGATTTCGAAGCGCGCGGCGACCATTTCCGCGAGCTGGTGGAGGCGCTGAAATGA